DNA sequence from the Elusimicrobiota bacterium genome:
CTGCCGCCGGATGTCGGACTTATAATAGCCGCCAAGCTCCTGATTAAGCGGCTATTTAATATCTTCCAGCCGCTCCGGACTTATTATTCTGCTAATTTCTACCTGTAAGAATGCAGCGGGCTATGCAGCTTTGGCATCAAATTGACCAGCAAAAATGTCGTAAGCAGCGCAAGAAAAGCGCACACATGCGCAACGCCGGTATATTTTCGCGGCGGCAGCGTCATCTTACAGCGGAAATAAATGACATAAAGCAGCCAGGTGATCAGTGACCAGGTTTCTTTGGGGTCCCACGACCAGTAACCGGCCCAGATCTGGTCAGCCCAAAGCGCCCCTGAAAACAACCCGAAAGTCATCAGCGGGAACGCAAATCTAAGTATATGGCAGGATACTTTATCGCATTCATCCGCCTCTGGAAGTCTCTGGAGTCTTTTGTTGAAGAAAGCGGCCGCACTCAGCAGGAATGCGATAGTTGCCGCGGCATAAGAAAGCATATACGAGATAACGTGCGGGATAAACCATACTGATCGAAGAGCGGGGGATAAGCGCCAGCCTTCATTTCTTTCCATAAAAACCGCAACAATGACCGGTAACGCCGCCGCGAAGGTAAAATAGCCGGCTAACCGATACATCTTTTTGCGCATAATGATCACCAGATACAAAGGCAGGAAGCAGGCGCTTAAAACCATCATTACCTGGGGGAGATTACCCAGCGGCGGACTGCCGGAGAGCCTCCAGTTATATAAAATGGCGGACAGATCCAGAAGCGAGCCTGACAGGAAAAGCGCCATACTGACGCGCCTTTTTCCGAGGAAAGCGAAGGAAAAAAGATAAAAGCCGAGTGAGGTTATAAGAAGATCGTTCATTGTCATTTTTCGCCGCGGTTAATCATATTTTCCGGCAAACCGAAATAAAATATTATCGCTATAGCGAGCGTAAGAATAAGCATTCCGACTATGACTATCCTTCTCCCCGGATCCCTGCGCACCGTGATCCCCGCATAACCGAGCGACTGCGGATCGAATGATGTCAGGTAAAAACGCCAGCCGTTAAAACTAGCCGGTTTATTCAGCAGCATTTCCCGCTCAACGGCCGGGCTGCCGGGAATAATGAAGCGCAATGTCGCTTTGTACTGCCCAGTATTATCGCGGGCTATTTCCAATTTTTTCAATGCCAGGCTGAAACCCAGGCTGACGATCCCTTTATCCTTAAAAGCAAATTCGCTGACCGTATATCTTTCATCTGCCGGCAGTTCAAAAGAGGACTTGACCTCTTTTATGGCTGAAACCCCCGAACCGATCAGGATAAGTATCGCGCCCAGATGGGCCGCATGTACGGGGGCATGGCGTAATTTGAACTTCAGCCTTAAGGAGCGTATCAAAAGTGACAGTCCGAGGAGTATCGCCAGAATAACAAAGACCGGCGTTTTGAAGATAACGGTTTGGGCACCGCCGTCCACGGGGATCGCTCCCGCAAGCATGAATAGCACCAGCGCGGCTAAAACAGGGATTTCAAATATCATTTAGCGTATAACCCTTCAAATATTCAAGTTTTTATGGCTGTGATTTTTGCTTTCTCTTTTGTTGCAGAGTCTGGGTTAAGTTATTGCGCGCTTCCGGGAAGTTCGAATCCAGTGTCAGTGTTTTCTGAAAATACGCAATGG
Encoded proteins:
- the ccsA gene encoding cytochrome c biogenesis protein CcsA; the protein is MNDLLITSLGFYLFSFAFLGKRRVSMALFLSGSLLDLSAILYNWRLSGSPPLGNLPQVMMVLSACFLPLYLVIIMRKKMYRLAGYFTFAAALPVIVAVFMERNEGWRLSPALRSVWFIPHVISYMLSYAAATIAFLLSAAAFFNKRLQRLPEADECDKVSCHILRFAFPLMTFGLFSGALWADQIWAGYWSWDPKETWSLITWLLYVIYFRCKMTLPPRKYTGVAHVCAFLALLTTFLLVNLMPKLHSPLHSYR
- a CDS encoding cytochrome c biogenesis protein ResB; amino-acid sequence: MIFEIPVLAALVLFMLAGAIPVDGGAQTVIFKTPVFVILAILLGLSLLIRSLRLKFKLRHAPVHAAHLGAILILIGSGVSAIKEVKSSFELPADERYTVSEFAFKDKGIVSLGFSLALKKLEIARDNTGQYKATLRFIIPGSPAVEREMLLNKPASFNGWRFYLTSFDPQSLGYAGITVRRDPGRRIVIVGMLILTLAIAIIFYFGLPENMINRGEK